Proteins encoded in a region of the Zea mays cultivar B73 chromosome 2, Zm-B73-REFERENCE-NAM-5.0, whole genome shotgun sequence genome:
- the LOC100285779 gene encoding 5-amino-6-(5-phospho-D-ribitylamino)uracil phosphatase, chloroplastic, translated as MVVDTVSASTSIIAPHLFDHRSRGAGASHHHLRRTFHVVACRPLPTAFAGRRLVARVTRQPSSRLADWPVRALAMGVTKEVRASPRREYRGIPGDGGDMGDVGVTSPTPSWPPRNRADDPKLHNPLLRLERMGCGWLGVIFEWEGVIVEDDAELERQAWLTLAQEEGKSPPPAFLLRRVEGMKNEQAISEVLCWSRDPSELRRLALRKDEIHSSLRGGSYHQMRNGSREFMSTLANYKIPIAVVTTRPRKVIEEAIEAVGVRSFFDAVVTAEDVYRGKPDPEMFLYAAQLLSFIPERCIVFGNSNSAVEAAHDARMKCVAVASKHKIYELSAADLVVKQLDELSVVDLKNLADIESPEFGMEPEPEMEEEEVPPPSTSVGIDDLFW; from the coding sequence ATGGTTGTCGACACGGTCAGCGCGAGCACCTCCATAATAGCCCCCCACCTGTTCGACCACAGGTCCAGGGGCGCCGGCGCTTCCCACCACCACCTCCGCCGGACGTTCCATGTCGTCGCCTGCCGACCCCTGCCCACCGCcttcgccggccgccgcctcgtggcCCGGGTCACCAGGCAGCCGTCGTCGCGCCTCGCCGATTGGCCGGTCAGGGCGCTGGCTATGGGGGTCACGAAGGAGGTCAGGGCCAGCCCTCGCAGGGAGTACCGGGGGATCCCCGGGGATGGTGGAGACATGGGGGACGTTGGGGTCACCAGCCCCACGCCGTCATGGCCTCCGCGGAACAGGGCAGATGACCCCAAGCTGCATAACCCGCTGCTCCGCCTCGAGCGCATGGGCTGCGGGTGGCTCGGCGTCATCTTCGAGTGGGAGGGGGTCATCGTTGAGGATGATGCCGAATTGGAAAGGCAGGCGTGGTTGACCCTGGCACAGGAGGAGGGCAAGTCGCCGCCTCCCGCTTTTCTGTTGCGGAGAGTCGAAGGGATGAAGAACGAGCAGGCGATTTCTGAGGTTCTCTGCTGGTCTCGGGATCCCTCCGAGCTTAGGAGATTGGCCCTGAGGAAGGACGAGATCCACAGCAGCCTTCGAGGTGGCTCCTACCACCAGATGAGGAACGGTTCCAGGGAGTTCATGAGCACGCTCGCCAATTACAAGATCCCTATCGCTGTGGTGACCACACGCCCACGGAAGGTTATTGAGGAAGCCATTGAAGCTGTAGGCGTGCGCAGCTTCTTCGATGCGGTTGTGACAGCAGAAGACGTGTACCGGGGCAAGCCTGACCCAGAAATGTTCCTGTACGCTGCTCAGCTTCTCAGTTTCATCCCGGAGAGGTGCATCGTGTTTGGGAACTCCAATTCGGCGGTGGAAGCTGCGCATGACGCACGTATGAAGTGTGTCGCGGTCGCAAGCAAGCACAAGATCTACGAGCTTAGCGCTGCAGACCTTGTGGTGAAGCAACTAGACGAGCTATCCGTCGTTGACTTGAAGAACCTTGCTGATATTGAGTCCCCGGAGTTTGGCATGGAACCTGAACCAGAGAT